A region of Centropristis striata isolate RG_2023a ecotype Rhode Island chromosome 17, C.striata_1.0, whole genome shotgun sequence DNA encodes the following proteins:
- the LOC131989106 gene encoding SH3 domain-containing protein 19-like produces the protein MAEARSEEEEENMRRDSREQVVRRQPNGSGGRPDRRKPEHRHSQGPLSSIRAAIKRTSTRTTSLSESSRDRERDRDRDRDRDRRRPEITILSAEPLASTSWFPGASGGFPPPPPPAAQIWGPTIPPSIQPPPSYEEVIREKTQEQFLLPPTPPSSCSSSSSSSSASSRPASTITIATQTDPGSAPEPPDPQVRRPVRPARPPHPHPPKSSHVDDITISSSQSTLSSTHTAASTQCCDLLSDLCSPLTSTSGAQTDQWDQGPAAAVNVDRPRPRPRPRTRLSAPPATCSDVKVQTLVKLREDGSATLAAANASANANAAVSQGKYLQELLEAFSADDWGFPERRSDSSGHSQSQSEEEEEEEEDMATLRARIQAFEQQQQVAAADSSCGDEFVATKRPEPRPRPRLQGQPAKSVPPTVAPKPKNFASKPSSKVFWEDGGGVPAASETTEKDLNPEPETLKPAPAPAPAPAPAPAPAPVSAPQPCRSAEKPSVSPKPQSVPEPVPCAPVPAPRPPPPKLTPSASDTSPKPPPRPPVAPRAGVGAPPQEKSSAAGQPTPMLPPRPSVEVGAGAQTETGSEETQDAANQTVKIGSLRPGIPTKPAGLTSLRRASAPNLAPKPSGASPTPPEPNPVPTKPPGPALAPTPALKPPTPTPSPTPTLVPTQTPAPAPAPAPAPAPALRKGSITQTKPETTKTTNPNSSDPPLPPRPSSVKLLPLRPPPIKSIPGRPPPPAATTASSANQTAPLPSKTGPAPSPSVSPAGQSSPSQTAPPPSSVPANQVQPQRAPKRGPPLPPRPKPGHPLYNSYAKQEVLIVLDDPSPSEHLSGEGRSQSAVISPSQCLLDLDVQSEPAPDQDSQSKLALEGLSLSDSQSILPVQPTEQKEQPDPPPVSGPRCVALFDYEGEEDDELTFSQGDVIALLELIGQEWGRGQIHGRIGIFPLNFAEVVEPPPPTQPASPPEKTPTETTVTESTAPKTPQDPESKEWAEALFDFPGQTAEDLSFHKGALIHVTEHIDAEWRRGRLEGREGIYPAAFTQPCQAQPVPGQPSAAKAVAKFDFTAESEDELTLKVGDIVTQVESVDEQWILGVVGGKRGIVPKNYISLLS, from the exons ccaggGCCCTCTCTCCTCCATCAGAGCCGCCATCAAAAGAA CCTCCACCAGGACAACGTCTCTGTCTGAGTCGtccagagacagagagcgagacagagacagagacagagacagagacaggag GCGTCCAGAGATCACCATCCTGTCTGCGGAGCCGCTGGCCTCCACCTCCTGGTTCCCCGGAGCCTCTGGAGGgttccctcctccacctcctcctgcagcgCAGATCTGGGGACCCACAATCCCTCCATCCATACAG CCGCCTCCGTCCTACGAGGAGGTGATCAGAGAGAAGACGCAGGAGCAGTTTCTCCTTCCTCCGACTCCTccgtcctcctgctcctcctcctcctcctcctcctcagcctcgTCACGTCCAGCCTCTACTATAACCATCGCCACCCAGACTGACCCAGGATCAGCCCCGGAGCCCCCGGACCCTCAGG tgAGAAGACCAGTGAGACCAGCGCGGCCGCCTCACCCTCACCCTCCCAAGTCGTCTCACgttgatgacatcaccatctCCAGCAGCCAATCAACGCTGTCCAGCACTCACACCGCCGCCTCCACGCAGTGCTGCGACCTCCTCTCCGACCTTTGCTCACCTTTGACCTCGACCTCCGGAGCTCAAACCGACCAATGGGATCAgggtcctgctgctgctgttaacgTGGACCGCCCCAGGCCCCGCCCCCGCCCGCGCACCCGGCTCAGCGCGCCGCCGGCGACCTGCAGCGACGTCAAAGTCCAGACTCTGGTGAAGCTGCGTGAGGACGGCTCGGCCACGCTCGCCGCCGCCAACGCCAGCGCTAACGCTAACGCCGCTGTGAGTCAGGGCAAGTACCTGCAGGAGCTGCTAGAGGCCTTCAGCGCCGACGACTGGGGCTTCCCGGAGCGCCGCAGCGACAGCAGCGGgcacagccaatcacagagcgaggaggaggaggaggaggaggaggacatggcGACCCTGAGAGCGAGGATACAAGCgtttgagcagcagcagcaggtggcgGCGGCTGATTCCAGCTGTGGAGACGAGTTTGTCGCCACAAAAAGACCTGAACCCCGGCCGCGCCCGCGCCTCCAGGGCCAACCGGCCAAATCCGTCCCACCCACCGTCGCCCCCAAACCCAAAAACTTTGCATCCAAACCGTCCAGCAAG GTATTCTGGGAGGACGGCGGCGGCGTCCCAGCAGCTTCAGAAACAACCGAAAAAGACTTGAACCCTGAACCTGAAACCCTGAAACCGGCTCCGGCTCCGGCTCCGGCTCCGGCTCCGGCTCCGGCTCCGGCTCCGGTTTCGGCGCCGCAGCCCTGCAGGAGCGCCGAAAAACCCTCCGTGTCCCCGAAACCACAGTCCGTTCCAGAGCCCGTCCCCTGCGCCCCCGTCCCGGCCCCGAGGCCCCCTCCGCCCAAACTCACCCCGTCCGCCAGCGACACCAGCCCCAAACCTCCACCCAGACCTCCGGTGGCCCCCAGGGCCGGCGTCGGGGCGCCACCCCAGGAGAAGAGCTCCGCGGCTGGGCAGCCCACCCCGATGCTGCCCCCGAGGCCGTCCGTGGAGGTCGGCGCCGGAGCGCAGACGGAGACAGGAAGTGAGGAGACGCAGGACGCTGCAAACCAAACtg tgaaaatagGAAGTCTCCGTCCAGGCATCCCGACCAAACCAGCAGGACTGACATCACTGCGGCGAGCCAGCg CTCCCAATCTGGCCCCTAAACCCTCCGGAGCCTCTCCAACACCTCCAGAACCAAACCCAGTCCCAACCAAACCTCCAGGACCAGCCCTGGCCCCGACCCCGGCCCTCAAACCACCAACCCCAACCCCGTCTCCAACTCCAACTCTGGTTCCAACCCAAACCCCGGCTCCGGCTCCGGCTCCGGCTCCGGCTCCGGCTCCGGCCCTGAGGAAAGGCTCCATCACCCAAACCAAACCAGAAACCACCAAAACTACAAACCCAAACTCTTCAgaccctcctctccctccacg ACCTTCTAGTGTGAAGCTCCTCCCCCTCCGTCCTCCTCCAATCAAATCCATCCCAGGGCGACCACCGCCTCCAGCCGCCACCACAGCTTCCTCGGCCAATCAGACGGCTCCTCTTCCCTCCAAaactggccccgccccctccccgTCCGTTTCCCCAGCCGGTCAGTCTTCGCCTTCACAAACAGCCCCGCCCCCTTCTTCTGTGCCAGCCAATCAGGTGCAGCCTCAAAGGGCACCAAAGAGAGGACCACCTCTGCCGCCACGGCCCAAACCTGGACACCCCCTCTATAACAGCTACgcg AAACAGGAAGTTCTGATCGTCCTGGATGACCCGAGCCCCTCAGAGCACCTGTCAGGTGAGGGGCGGAGTCAGAGCGCCGTCATCAGCCCGTCACAGTGTCTCCTGGACCTGGACGTCCAATCAGAGCCTGCTCCAGATCAGGACAGCCAATCAAAGCTGGCCTTGGAGGGCCTCAGCCTCTCAGACTCCCAG TCCATTCTGCCTGTTCAGCCCACTGAGCAGAAAGAACAGCCGGACCCTCCTCCTGTCAg cggtCCTCGGTGTGTGGCCTTGTTTGACTACGAGGGCGAGGAGGACGACGAGCTCACCTTCTCCCAGGGTGATGTCATCGCCCTCCTGGAGCTCATAGGTCAGGAGTGGGGGCGGGGCCAGATCCACGGGCGAATCGGAATATTCCCCCTGAACTTCGCCGAGGTGGTGGAGCCGCCGCCGCCCACACAGCCGGCTTCACCTccagaaaaaacaccaacagAGACCACAGTGACAGAAAGTACAG CACCAAAGACCCCACAAGACCCAGAGTCAAAG gagtggGCTGAGGCTCTGTTTGACTTCCCTGGTCAGACTGCAGAGGATCTGTCCTTCCACAAGGGGGCGCTGATCCACGTGACGGAGCACATTGACGCTGAGTGGAGGAGAGGCAGactggaggggagggaggggatcTACCCAGCTGCCTTCACACAGCCCTGCCAgg CTCAGCCGGTCCCTGGCCAGCCGTCAGCGGCTAAAGCAGTGGCCAAGTTTGACTTCACAGCAGAGAGCGAGGACGAGCTCACGTtaaag GTGGGTGACATTGTAACACAGGTGGAGAGTGTGGATGAGCAGTGGATTCTGGGAGTTGTAGGCGGGAAGCGTGGGATTGTCCCTAAAAACTACATTTCACTTCTCTCATGA